From Mustela erminea isolate mMusErm1 chromosome 1, mMusErm1.Pri, whole genome shotgun sequence, a single genomic window includes:
- the TPM4 gene encoding tropomyosin alpha-4 chain isoform X1 produces MEAIKKKMQMLKLDKENAIDRAEQAESDKKAAEEKCKQVEEELTHLQKKLKGTEDELDKYSEDLKDAQEKLELTEKKASDAEGDVAALNRRIQLVEEELDRAQERLATALQKLEEAEKAADESERGMKVIENRAMKDEEKMEIQEMQLKEAKHIAEEADRKYEEVARKLVILEGELERAEERAEVSELKCGDLEEELKNVTNNLKSLEAASEKYSEKEDKYEEEIKLLSDKLKEAETRAEFAERTVAKLEKTIDDLEEKLAQAKEENVGLHQTLDQTLNELNCI; encoded by the exons ATGGAGGCCATCAAGAAGAAGATGCAGATGCTGAAGCTGGACAAGGAGAACGCCATCGACCGGGCAGAGCAGGCCGAGTCCGACAAGAAAGCCGCCGAGGAGAAGTGCAAGCAG GTGGAAGAGGAGCTGACGCACCTCCAGAAGAAGCTGAAGGGCACAGAGGATGAGCTGGACAAATACTCCGAGGACCTGAAAGACGCCCAGGAGAAGCTGGAGCTCACGGAAAAGAAAGCCTCCGAC GCCGAAGGGGATGTGGCAGCTCTCAATCGACGCATCCAGCTTGTTGAGGAGGAGCTGGACAGGGCCCAGGAGCGACTGGCCACGGCCctgcagaagctggaggaggccgAAAAGGCCGCGGATGAGAGCGAGAG GGGAATGAAGGTGATAGAAAACCGGGCCATGAAAGACGAGGAGAAGATGGAGATACAGGAGATGCAGCTCAAAGAGGCCAAGCACATCGCTGAGGAGGCCGACCGCAAATACGAGGAG GTGGCTCGTAAATTGGTCATCCTGGAGGGCGAGCTGGAGCGGGCGGAGGAGCGTGCCGAGGTGTCTGAACT GAAATGTGGTGACCTAGAAGAAGAGCTCAAGAATGTCACCAACAATCTGAAGTCACTCGAGGCCGCATCTGAAAAG TATTCTGAAAAGGAGGATAAAtatgaagaagaaatcaaacttttgtCCGACAAACTGAAAGAG GCCGAGACCCGGGCTGAATTTGCAGAAAGAACGGTTGCAAAACTAGAAAAGACAATTGATGACCTGGAAG AAAAACTTGCCCAGGCCAAAGAAGAGAATGTGGGCTTACATCAGACACTGGATCAGACACTAAACGAACTTAACTGTATATAA
- the TPM4 gene encoding tropomyosin alpha-4 chain isoform X3, with protein sequence MEAIKKKMQMLKLDKENAIDRAEQAESDKKAAEEKCKQVEEELTHLQKKLKGTEDELDKYSEDLKDAQEKLELTEKKASDAEGDVAALNRRIQLVEEELDRAQERLATALQKLEEAEKAADESERGMKVIENRAMKDEEKMEIQEMQLKEAKHIAEEADRKYEEVARKLVILEGELERAEERAEVSELKCGDLEEELKNVTNNLKSLEAASEKYSEKEDKYEEEIKLLSDKLKEAETRAEFAERTVAKLEKTIDDLEDELYAQKLKYKAISEELDHALNDMTSL encoded by the exons ATGGAGGCCATCAAGAAGAAGATGCAGATGCTGAAGCTGGACAAGGAGAACGCCATCGACCGGGCAGAGCAGGCCGAGTCCGACAAGAAAGCCGCCGAGGAGAAGTGCAAGCAG GTGGAAGAGGAGCTGACGCACCTCCAGAAGAAGCTGAAGGGCACAGAGGATGAGCTGGACAAATACTCCGAGGACCTGAAAGACGCCCAGGAGAAGCTGGAGCTCACGGAAAAGAAAGCCTCCGAC GCCGAAGGGGATGTGGCAGCTCTCAATCGACGCATCCAGCTTGTTGAGGAGGAGCTGGACAGGGCCCAGGAGCGACTGGCCACGGCCctgcagaagctggaggaggccgAAAAGGCCGCGGATGAGAGCGAGAG GGGAATGAAGGTGATAGAAAACCGGGCCATGAAAGACGAGGAGAAGATGGAGATACAGGAGATGCAGCTCAAAGAGGCCAAGCACATCGCTGAGGAGGCCGACCGCAAATACGAGGAG GTGGCTCGTAAATTGGTCATCCTGGAGGGCGAGCTGGAGCGGGCGGAGGAGCGTGCCGAGGTGTCTGAACT GAAATGTGGTGACCTAGAAGAAGAGCTCAAGAATGTCACCAACAATCTGAAGTCACTCGAGGCCGCATCTGAAAAG TATTCTGAAAAGGAGGATAAAtatgaagaagaaatcaaacttttgtCCGACAAACTGAAAGAG GCCGAGACCCGGGCTGAATTTGCAGAAAGAACGGTTGCAAAACTAGAAAAGACAATTGATGACCTGGAAG ACGAGCTATATGCTCAGAAGCTCAAGTACAAAGCTATCAGCGAGGAACTGGACCATGCTCTCAACGACATGACGTCTCTCTAA
- the TPM4 gene encoding tropomyosin alpha-4 chain isoform X4: protein MAGLNSLEAVKRKIQALQQQADEAEDRAQGLQRELDGERERREKAEGDVAALNRRIQLVEEELDRAQERLATALQKLEEAEKAADESERGMKVIENRAMKDEEKMEIQEMQLKEAKHIAEEADRKYEEVARKLVILEGELERAEERAEVSELKCGDLEEELKNVTNNLKSLEAASEKYSEKEDKYEEEIKLLSDKLKEAETRAEFAERTVAKLEKTIDDLEDELYAQKLKYKAISEELDHALNDMTSL, encoded by the exons ATGGCCGGCCTCAACTCCCTGGAGGCGGTGAAACGCAAGATCCAGGCCTTGCAGCAGCAGGCGGACGAGGCGGAGGACCGCGCGCAGGGCCTGCAGCGGGAGCTGGACGGCGAGCGCGAGAGGCGCGAGAAA GCCGAAGGGGATGTGGCAGCTCTCAATCGACGCATCCAGCTTGTTGAGGAGGAGCTGGACAGGGCCCAGGAGCGACTGGCCACGGCCctgcagaagctggaggaggccgAAAAGGCCGCGGATGAGAGCGAGAG GGGAATGAAGGTGATAGAAAACCGGGCCATGAAAGACGAGGAGAAGATGGAGATACAGGAGATGCAGCTCAAAGAGGCCAAGCACATCGCTGAGGAGGCCGACCGCAAATACGAGGAG GTGGCTCGTAAATTGGTCATCCTGGAGGGCGAGCTGGAGCGGGCGGAGGAGCGTGCCGAGGTGTCTGAACT GAAATGTGGTGACCTAGAAGAAGAGCTCAAGAATGTCACCAACAATCTGAAGTCACTCGAGGCCGCATCTGAAAAG TATTCTGAAAAGGAGGATAAAtatgaagaagaaatcaaacttttgtCCGACAAACTGAAAGAG GCCGAGACCCGGGCTGAATTTGCAGAAAGAACGGTTGCAAAACTAGAAAAGACAATTGATGACCTGGAAG ACGAGCTATATGCTCAGAAGCTCAAGTACAAAGCTATCAGCGAGGAACTGGACCATGCTCTCAACGACATGACGTCTCTCTAA
- the TPM4 gene encoding tropomyosin alpha-4 chain isoform X2 has product MAGLNSLEAVKRKIQALQQQADEAEDRAQGLQRELDGERERREKAEGDVAALNRRIQLVEEELDRAQERLATALQKLEEAEKAADESERGMKVIENRAMKDEEKMEIQEMQLKEAKHIAEEADRKYEEVARKLVILEGELERAEERAEVSELKCGDLEEELKNVTNNLKSLEAASEKYSEKEDKYEEEIKLLSDKLKEAETRAEFAERTVAKLEKTIDDLEEKLAQAKEENVGLHQTLDQTLNELNCI; this is encoded by the exons ATGGCCGGCCTCAACTCCCTGGAGGCGGTGAAACGCAAGATCCAGGCCTTGCAGCAGCAGGCGGACGAGGCGGAGGACCGCGCGCAGGGCCTGCAGCGGGAGCTGGACGGCGAGCGCGAGAGGCGCGAGAAA GCCGAAGGGGATGTGGCAGCTCTCAATCGACGCATCCAGCTTGTTGAGGAGGAGCTGGACAGGGCCCAGGAGCGACTGGCCACGGCCctgcagaagctggaggaggccgAAAAGGCCGCGGATGAGAGCGAGAG GGGAATGAAGGTGATAGAAAACCGGGCCATGAAAGACGAGGAGAAGATGGAGATACAGGAGATGCAGCTCAAAGAGGCCAAGCACATCGCTGAGGAGGCCGACCGCAAATACGAGGAG GTGGCTCGTAAATTGGTCATCCTGGAGGGCGAGCTGGAGCGGGCGGAGGAGCGTGCCGAGGTGTCTGAACT GAAATGTGGTGACCTAGAAGAAGAGCTCAAGAATGTCACCAACAATCTGAAGTCACTCGAGGCCGCATCTGAAAAG TATTCTGAAAAGGAGGATAAAtatgaagaagaaatcaaacttttgtCCGACAAACTGAAAGAG GCCGAGACCCGGGCTGAATTTGCAGAAAGAACGGTTGCAAAACTAGAAAAGACAATTGATGACCTGGAAG AAAAACTTGCCCAGGCCAAAGAAGAGAATGTGGGCTTACATCAGACACTGGATCAGACACTAAACGAACTTAACTGTATATAA